One region of Eupeodes corollae chromosome 1, idEupCoro1.1, whole genome shotgun sequence genomic DNA includes:
- the LOC129940566 gene encoding sphingomyelin phosphodiesterase-like isoform X2, which translates to MKYLYEFLLCLFTFIFNAIVGCLSYSDDVAAVFEEEYIDYMKTGIESHLLKNISRQLAESHTKEITTVDLDYLSKSDRIFMCTSCRATVRVVIRMFREGGEFAGPESDDKIKKTIVDMCQRLLIYPLEICEGVVDFNFPIVKFIAQNTEADSRTVCGTFMRSTFCQVKDENYNWTLSIDPKGPAVEGPKSEIPPKGTNDLNILQITDIHYDPLYTVGSLADCDAPLCCQGYKNISEGTSKAAGYWGDYRNCDIPWHTIVDSLYQIKKNHPKIDYIYSTGDVVDHSVWMTSQEKNSEALKKVNQLFVDVFGDIPVYPLIGNHESHPLNVFAPPDVIQEDLSTKWLYDLLAELWSVWLPESTKETIRKGGYYTVSPKAGFRIIALNNNDCSNLNWWILYDGNYLSEQLKWLHDVLLEAEQNKEHVHILAHIPTGITVCWNVWSREFGRLVERFHKTISAIFNGHTHRDEMSLYYANGTIPINVAWNGGSLTTYNFKNPNYKMFQVEQTSYQVVEEDAWYFNLTEANMKPEESPKWKLEYRMTEEFGLKDLSPASVDELLTKFAENPSFFRKYRKIFLVQSDPMVDKECDDECLKEIMCTLARGDNTQTTRCEELKIKLQEELDKEIEETPVPAPGGDGEGGSGGEGGASSVFILKITTILSIYISLKLFI; encoded by the exons ATGATGTTGCTGCAGTTTTTGAAGAAGAATACATTGACTACATGAAAACAGGCATTGAGTCTCACCTGCTCAAGAATATTTCTCGACAACTAGCCGAATCTCatacaaaagaaataacaacCGTAGATCTTGATTATCTATCAAAATCGGATAgg atttttatgTGCACTTCATGTCGAGCTACTGTCAGAGTTGTAATTCGTATGTTCCGAGAAGGAGGTGAATTTGCTGGTCCAGAATCtgatgataaaattaaaaaaaccataGTTGACATGTGTCAGCGTCTCCTTATTTACCCTTTGGAGATATGTGAGGGGGTTGtcgatttcaatttt cCAATTGTCAAGTTCATCGCTCAAAACACTGAAGCCGATTCGAGGACTGTTTGTGGAACATTTATGCGTTCTACTTTCTGTCAGGTTAAGGACGAGAACTACAATTGGACTCTGAGCATTGATCCTAAAGGTCCTGCAGTTGAGGGACCAAAATCCGAGATCCCTCCCAAGGGAACCAATGACCTGAATATTCTTCAAATAACCGACATTCACTATGATCCATTATATACTGTTGGGTCGTTAGCTGATTGTGATGCACCACTGTGTTGCCAGGGTTATAAGAATATCAGCGAAGGTACATCAAAGGCTGCAGGATATTGGGGTGATTATCGTAATTGTGATATTCCTTGGCATACGATCGTCGATTCCctgtatcaaatcaaaaaaaatcatcccAAAATCGATTACATTTATAGCACTGGTGATGTAGTTGATCATTCAGTGTGGATGACGTCACAGGAGAAGAATTCCGAAGCACTGAAAAAAGTCAATCAGCTATTTGTTGACGTTTTCGGAGATATACCCGTTTATCCATTGATTGGAAACCATGAAAGTCATCCATTAAATGT GTTTGCCCCTCCGGACGTGATACAGGAGGATCTTAGTACAAAATGGCTTTATGACCTTTTAGCTGAATTGTGGTCAGTTTGGCTGCCAGAGTCAACCAAAGAAACTATCAGAAAAGGTGGATACTACACTGTCAGTCCTAAGGCTGGTTTCAGAATCATTGCACTCAACAATAACGATTGTTCCAATCTTAATTGGTGGATTTTGTACGATGGAAACTACCTATCGGAGCAATTGAAGTGGCTTCATGATGTCCTTCTGGAAGCCGAACAGAATAAAGAACATGTTCACATTTTGGCCCATATACCAACTGGAATCACAGTCTGTTGGAATGTCTGGTCAAGAGAATTTGGAAGATTGGTGGAGCGTTTTCACAAGACCATAAGTGCCATCTTCAATGGACACACTCACCGAGACGAAATGAGTTTGTACTATGCCAATGGGACAATTCCCATAAATGTTGCATGGAATGGAGGCAGTTTGACAacgtacaattttaagaatccTAATTATAAAATGTTCCAAGTTGAGCAGACTTCTTAT CAAGTGGTGGAAGAAGATGCATGGTATTTCAATCTCACTGAGGCCAATATGAAACCAGAAGAGAGTCCCAAATGGAAACTTGAATATAGGATGACTGAAGAATTTGGTTTGAAAGACTTAAGTCCAGCATCTGTTGATGAGCTTTTGACGAAATTCGCTGAAAATCCTTCCTTTTTTAGAAAG TACCGAAAAATATTTCTGGTTCAAAGTGATCCAATGGTCGATAAGGAATGTGATGATGaatgtttaaaagaaataatgtgCACATTAGCAAGAGGTGATAATACCCAAACCACAAGATGCGAAGAGctgaaaattaaacttcaagAAGAG ctcgataaagaaattgaagaaactCCAGTACCTGCTCCTGGAGGTGATGGTGAAGGTGGCAGTGGTGGTGAAGGTGGTGCATCTTCAGtctttattctaaaaataacaacaattttgaGCATTTACATTAGtttgaagttatttatttaa
- the LOC129941357 gene encoding sphingomyelin phosphodiesterase-like: MSWIIVLLTLFVSSHAFNNQSYQNNSLNIPIDTNNKSLFDKWDDVAHNFAKEYINLIKSGIESDVLQQLSQHFDNSNSRKMFTTEIEELALSDQILACTSCRAATNVIIRMFREDGELAALDDATFKKTMIDLCIRFKIQSNESCQGIVNIYFPTAKFLVKNSKIDSRSFCGTFLHATVCKIKDKDFDWSLKIDSNGPKIEGPKIKIPSKGNNDLKVLHITDIHYDPLYEVGALAECDDTLCCQLHKNISENTNKAAGFWGDYRNCDIPWHTIADSLKQIKKNNEKIDYIYQTGDVVDHASWLGSREKNTESLKKVYQELKATFGDILLFPTIGNHDSHPSHTFAPPNVMGEDISVQWLYDLHADLWSNWLPSSTQETIKKGGYYTVSPQKGFRIIALNNNYCYTLNFWILYNGRFPSEQLEWLHDTLLQAEQDGEYVHILAHLPSGISSCWSVWSREFTRIVERFSETISGIFNGHSHFDELSLYYLNKTIPRNVAWNGGSLTTFESKNPNYKIYQVEPESFQVVDQETWFFNLTKANLKPDESPKWELEYRMTEAFNMTDMSPASLDALLTKFAENPSLLRKYWCMFIVQTDPVIQKGCTSESLKNLICRLAKSDNTQTERCDLLKSKLQEKLDVEEINGIDGRCLCISEQNGANLIFALKFTTIIFLYFGLKIIF; this comes from the exons ATGTCCTGGATCATAGTTTTGTTAACATTGTTTGTTAGCAGTCACGCTTTCAATAATCAATCATATCAAAACAATTCATTAAATATTCCTATTGATACAAACAATAAATCTTTATTCGATAAATGGG ACGATGTAGCTCATAATTTTGCGAAGGAATATATCAACTTAATTAAATCCGGAATCGAATCCGATGTACTTCAACAGCTTTCACAACATTTTGATAACTCCAACTCAAGAAAGATGTTTACTACCGAAATTGAGGAGCTTGCTTTATCCGATCAG ATCCTTGCCTGTACATCATGTAGAGCTGCCACAAATGTAATAATTCGAATGTTTCGTGAAGATGGTGAATTGGCTGCTCTTGACGATGCtactttcaaaaaaactatGATTGACCTATGTATTCGCTTTAAGATTCAATCGAATGAAAGTTGTCAAGGAATCGTCAATATTTACTTT CCAACTGCAAAGTTCTTGGTTAAGAACAGCAAAATTGACTCTCGATCATTTTGTGGAACTTTCCTCCATGCAACTGTCTGTAAAATCAAAGATAAAGATTTCGATTGGAGTCTTAAAATTGACTCTAATGGGCCCAAGATCGAAGGCCCTAAGATAAAAATTCCATCAAAGGGAAACAATGACTTGAAAGTCCTTCACATCACAGATATTCACTATGATCCACTTTATGAAGTTGGAGCCCTGGCCGAATGTGATGACACTTTGTGTTGTCaacttcataaaaatatttccgAAAACACTAACAAAGCAGCTGGTTTCTGGGGTGATTATCGTAATTGTGACATACCTTGGCATACCATAGCCGATTCTTTGaaacaaatcaagaaaaacaacGAGAAGATCGATTATATTTATCAGACAGGTGATGTTGTGGACCATGCATCGTGGTTAGGATCACGAGAAAAGAATACAGAGAGTTTGAAGAAAGTTTATCAGGAACTTAAGGCAACTTTTGGTGATATCCTTCTGTTTCCGACGATTGGAAATCATGACAGTCATCCATCTCATAC ctTTGCCCCACCAAATGTCATGGGAGAAGATATAAGCGTCCAATGGCTGTACGATCTTCATGCAGATTTATGGTCCAATTGGCTTCCTTCATCGACCCAGGAAACCATCAAGAAAGGTGGCTATTACACTGTGAGTCCTCAAAAGGGATTCCGAATCATTGCCCTAAACAACAATTATTGTTACACCTTGAATTTTTGGATTCTTTACAATGGTCGATTCCCCTCCGAACAACTCGAATGGCTTCACGATACACTTCTGCAAGCTGAGCAAGATGGCGAGTATGTGCATATTTTGGCACATTTGCCATCTGGAATCTCAAGTTGTTGGAGTGTTTGGTCACGTGAATTCACGAGAATAGTTGAAAGATTCAGTGAAACGATAAGTGGGATTTTCAATGGGCACTCGCATTTTGACGAATTGAGTCTTTACTATTTGAACAAAACAATTCCCAGGAATGTCGCTTGGAATGGTGGAAGTTTAACAACATTTGAATCAAAGAATCCAAATTATAAAATCTATCAAGTGGAGCCAGAATCTTTT CAAGTGGTTGATCAAGAGACATGGTTCTTTAATTTGACGAAGGCAAATTTAAAACCTGATGAAAGTCCCAAATGGGAGCTTGAGTATAGGATGACGGAGGCATTTAATATGACAGACATGAGTCCGGCTTCTTTGGATGCTCTATTGACAAAATTCGCTGAGAATCCTTCATTGCTGAGGAAG TATTGGTGTATGTTTATAGTTCAAACTGATCCTGTTATTCAAAAAGGATGCACTTCGGAGtcccttaaaaatttaatttgtcgcCTGGCCAAATCTGATAATACGCAAACGGAAAGATGTGACTTGCTTAAATCTAAATTACAAGAGAAG CttgatgttgaagaaatcaatGGAATAGATGGCAGATGCTTATGCATTAGTGAGCAGAATGgtgccaatttaatttttgctttgaaatttacaacaattattttcttgtactttggattaaaaattatattttaa
- the LOC129940566 gene encoding sphingomyelin phosphodiesterase-like isoform X1 translates to MIGFIFISLLVVNNCFGLNIPNRSKTNIISVEESNEALSSMCDDVAAVFEEEYIDYMKTGIESHLLKNISRQLAESHTKEITTVDLDYLSKSDRIFMCTSCRATVRVVIRMFREGGEFAGPESDDKIKKTIVDMCQRLLIYPLEICEGVVDFNFPIVKFIAQNTEADSRTVCGTFMRSTFCQVKDENYNWTLSIDPKGPAVEGPKSEIPPKGTNDLNILQITDIHYDPLYTVGSLADCDAPLCCQGYKNISEGTSKAAGYWGDYRNCDIPWHTIVDSLYQIKKNHPKIDYIYSTGDVVDHSVWMTSQEKNSEALKKVNQLFVDVFGDIPVYPLIGNHESHPLNVFAPPDVIQEDLSTKWLYDLLAELWSVWLPESTKETIRKGGYYTVSPKAGFRIIALNNNDCSNLNWWILYDGNYLSEQLKWLHDVLLEAEQNKEHVHILAHIPTGITVCWNVWSREFGRLVERFHKTISAIFNGHTHRDEMSLYYANGTIPINVAWNGGSLTTYNFKNPNYKMFQVEQTSYQVVEEDAWYFNLTEANMKPEESPKWKLEYRMTEEFGLKDLSPASVDELLTKFAENPSFFRKYRKIFLVQSDPMVDKECDDECLKEIMCTLARGDNTQTTRCEELKIKLQEELDKEIEETPVPAPGGDGEGGSGGEGGASSVFILKITTILSIYISLKLFI, encoded by the exons ATGAttgggtttatttttataagtttactTGTTGTTAACAACTGTTTTGGTTTAAACATACCAAATCGTAGTAAAACTAACATCATTTCAGTAGAAGAAAGTAACGAAGCTCTTTCATCTATGTGCG ATGATGTTGCTGCAGTTTTTGAAGAAGAATACATTGACTACATGAAAACAGGCATTGAGTCTCACCTGCTCAAGAATATTTCTCGACAACTAGCCGAATCTCatacaaaagaaataacaacCGTAGATCTTGATTATCTATCAAAATCGGATAgg atttttatgTGCACTTCATGTCGAGCTACTGTCAGAGTTGTAATTCGTATGTTCCGAGAAGGAGGTGAATTTGCTGGTCCAGAATCtgatgataaaattaaaaaaaccataGTTGACATGTGTCAGCGTCTCCTTATTTACCCTTTGGAGATATGTGAGGGGGTTGtcgatttcaatttt cCAATTGTCAAGTTCATCGCTCAAAACACTGAAGCCGATTCGAGGACTGTTTGTGGAACATTTATGCGTTCTACTTTCTGTCAGGTTAAGGACGAGAACTACAATTGGACTCTGAGCATTGATCCTAAAGGTCCTGCAGTTGAGGGACCAAAATCCGAGATCCCTCCCAAGGGAACCAATGACCTGAATATTCTTCAAATAACCGACATTCACTATGATCCATTATATACTGTTGGGTCGTTAGCTGATTGTGATGCACCACTGTGTTGCCAGGGTTATAAGAATATCAGCGAAGGTACATCAAAGGCTGCAGGATATTGGGGTGATTATCGTAATTGTGATATTCCTTGGCATACGATCGTCGATTCCctgtatcaaatcaaaaaaaatcatcccAAAATCGATTACATTTATAGCACTGGTGATGTAGTTGATCATTCAGTGTGGATGACGTCACAGGAGAAGAATTCCGAAGCACTGAAAAAAGTCAATCAGCTATTTGTTGACGTTTTCGGAGATATACCCGTTTATCCATTGATTGGAAACCATGAAAGTCATCCATTAAATGT GTTTGCCCCTCCGGACGTGATACAGGAGGATCTTAGTACAAAATGGCTTTATGACCTTTTAGCTGAATTGTGGTCAGTTTGGCTGCCAGAGTCAACCAAAGAAACTATCAGAAAAGGTGGATACTACACTGTCAGTCCTAAGGCTGGTTTCAGAATCATTGCACTCAACAATAACGATTGTTCCAATCTTAATTGGTGGATTTTGTACGATGGAAACTACCTATCGGAGCAATTGAAGTGGCTTCATGATGTCCTTCTGGAAGCCGAACAGAATAAAGAACATGTTCACATTTTGGCCCATATACCAACTGGAATCACAGTCTGTTGGAATGTCTGGTCAAGAGAATTTGGAAGATTGGTGGAGCGTTTTCACAAGACCATAAGTGCCATCTTCAATGGACACACTCACCGAGACGAAATGAGTTTGTACTATGCCAATGGGACAATTCCCATAAATGTTGCATGGAATGGAGGCAGTTTGACAacgtacaattttaagaatccTAATTATAAAATGTTCCAAGTTGAGCAGACTTCTTAT CAAGTGGTGGAAGAAGATGCATGGTATTTCAATCTCACTGAGGCCAATATGAAACCAGAAGAGAGTCCCAAATGGAAACTTGAATATAGGATGACTGAAGAATTTGGTTTGAAAGACTTAAGTCCAGCATCTGTTGATGAGCTTTTGACGAAATTCGCTGAAAATCCTTCCTTTTTTAGAAAG TACCGAAAAATATTTCTGGTTCAAAGTGATCCAATGGTCGATAAGGAATGTGATGATGaatgtttaaaagaaataatgtgCACATTAGCAAGAGGTGATAATACCCAAACCACAAGATGCGAAGAGctgaaaattaaacttcaagAAGAG ctcgataaagaaattgaagaaactCCAGTACCTGCTCCTGGAGGTGATGGTGAAGGTGGCAGTGGTGGTGAAGGTGGTGCATCTTCAGtctttattctaaaaataacaacaattttgaGCATTTACATTAGtttgaagttatttatttaa